A portion of the Scleropages formosus chromosome 13, fSclFor1.1, whole genome shotgun sequence genome contains these proteins:
- the rps14 gene encoding small ribosomal subunit protein uS11, whose product MAPRKGKEKKEEQVISLGPQVAEGENVFGVCHIFASFNDTFVHVTDLSGKETICRVTGGMKVKADRDESSPYAAMLAAQDVAQRCKELGITALHIKLRATGGNRTKTPGPGAQSALRALARSGMKIGRIEDVTPIPSDSTRRKGGRRGRRL is encoded by the exons ATGGCTCCTCGCaagggaaaggagaagaaggaagagcAGGTAATCAGCCTGGGCCCGCAGGTCGCCGAGGGCGAGaacgtctttggagtgtgccACATCTTCGCCTCCTTCAATGACACCTTCGTCCACGTTACCGATCTCTCTGGCAA ggagACCATTTGCCGCGTCACTGGTGGGATGAAGGTGAAGGCGGACAGAGACGAGTCCTCCCCCTACGCCGCTATGCTTGCTGCTCAAGATGTGGCTCAAAGGTGCAAGGAGCTTGGCATCACTGCCCTGCATATCAAACTGAGAGCCACTGGGGGAAACAG AACCAAGACTCCAGGTCCAGGTGCACAGTCTGCACTTAGGGCCTTGGCTCGTTCCGGTATGAAGATTGGCCGCATTG AGGATGTCACCCCCATTCCATCAGACAGCACCCGCAGAAAGGGTGGTCGCCGTGGCCGTCGTCTGTGA
- the cd74a gene encoding CD74 molecule, major histocompatibility complex, class II invariant chain a yields MAEQDDGLLQRAESGESVNMQRSPQRGSTAHALKISGLTMLACLLVAGQALIVYQVVNQGSRLTNLQNTASDLQKRVLQNPRGSSAPKSVRMPLYSMPLLMDMSDDSKMMPMTKLENTAMVNVETQVKELLQGQDLPQFNETFLSNLKALKSQMEESEWKGFESWMHHWLIFQMAQQAPPKPTADPDHTTAMGASTIQTKCQVEAAGVRGVKPGFYRPQCDKDGNYLPMQCHHSTGYCWCVDKNGEEIPNTKIRGRPICGGMPRVRMALPSFAKTLNLNED; encoded by the exons ATGGCCGAGCAAGACGATGGACTTCTGCAGCGGGCAGAGAGTGGAGAGAGTGTGAACATGCAGAGATCCCCCCAGAG GGGGTCGACGGCTCACGCCCTCAAGATCTCTGGGCTCACCATGCTGGCCTGCCTGCTGGTGGCGGGCCAGGCGCTCATCGTCTACCAGGTGGTCAACCAGGGCAGCCGGCTCACCAACCTGCAGAACACTGCCAGCGACCTGCAGAAGAGGGTGTTACAGAACCCTCGTG GCTCCTCCGCTCCCAAATCGGTCCGGATGCCCCTGTACAGCATGCCGCTCCTTATGGACATGTCAGATGACAGCAAGATGATGCCCATGACG AAGCTGGAGAACACCGCCATGGTCAACGTGGAGACGCAAGTGAAGGAGCTCCTGCAG GGCCAGGATCTTCCTCAGTTCAATGAAACCTTCCTGTCAAACCTGAAGGCCCTGAAGTCTCAGATGGAGGAGTCTGAATGGAAG gggtttgagtcctggatGCACCACTGGCTAATCTTCCAGATGGCCCAGCAGGCTCCTCCAAAACCCACTGCCGACCCTGACCATACCACCGCCATGGGAG CATCCACCATCCAGACCAAATGCCAGGTGGAGGCCGCCGGCGTCCGAGGCGTGAAGCCCGGGTTCTACCGCCCCCAGTGTGACAAGGACGGTAACTACCTGCCCATGCAGTGCCACCACAGCACTGGCTACTGCTGGTGTGTTGACAAGAATGGCGAGGAGATCCCCAACACGAAGATTCGTGGAAGGCCCATCTGCGGCGGGATGCCCC GTGTCAGGATGGCCTTGCCCAGCTTCGCCAAGACGCTGAACTTGAACG AAGACTAA